From Bacteroidales bacterium, a single genomic window includes:
- a CDS encoding ABC transporter ATP-binding protein codes for MAKSIIDLHTVWHSYPLGNVSLEDVNLSLPEGKRIALLGGNGAGKSTLMLLLNGIFKPTHGYLYFNGQRFRYNKRALRELRSRVGFVFQEPDDQLIAPTVFEEISFGLYNLNRDKQWVRERTEKAVDEFCLHHLSDKPPHNLSTGQKKRICLASVLAMEPEVLVCDEPASSLDPWHANLTFNLLNRLHQQGKTVLISTHDVNRAYTWADHIVLMKEGRVIMTGAPKEVFSKQAAIEEAGLHLPFIVETCYALMPDLDSQKLPSNMEEFKKFLNVSLCMDS; via the coding sequence TGTGAACCTATCTTTGCCTGAGGGCAAAAGAATAGCCTTATTGGGCGGGAACGGTGCCGGCAAATCAACCTTAATGCTTCTGCTTAATGGAATTTTTAAGCCCACCCATGGATATCTGTATTTTAACGGCCAAAGATTCAGATATAATAAGCGTGCCCTAAGAGAATTGCGTTCCAGGGTGGGCTTTGTATTTCAGGAGCCCGATGATCAGTTGATTGCCCCAACGGTTTTTGAAGAAATTTCCTTCGGTTTGTATAACCTGAATCGTGATAAACAATGGGTGCGCGAAAGGACGGAAAAGGCGGTTGATGAGTTTTGTCTGCATCATTTGAGTGATAAACCTCCACATAACCTGAGCACTGGACAGAAAAAACGCATATGCCTGGCCTCTGTGCTGGCGATGGAACCAGAAGTGCTTGTTTGTGATGAACCCGCTTCAAGTCTCGATCCCTGGCATGCCAATCTTACTTTTAACTTGTTAAACCGCCTTCATCAACAAGGGAAAACAGTGCTTATTTCCACCCATGATGTGAACCGGGCTTATACCTGGGCTGATCATATTGTTCTCATGAAGGAAGGAAGAGTTATTATGACCGGAGCTCCGAAGGAAGTTTTCAGCAAGCAAGCAGCAATAGAGGAAGCTGGCCTTCATCTTCCTTTTATTGTAGAGACCTGCTATGCATTGATGCCGGATTTGGATTCCCAAAAATTGCCTTCAAACATGGAGGAATTTAAAAAATTTTTAAATGTATCGCTATGCATGGATTCTTGA